A portion of the Avibacterium sp. 20-132 genome contains these proteins:
- a CDS encoding carbonic anhydrase — MKKLIISSILVALLAGCSQTPYQAKIHPHWGYSGETDPQHWGELSVDYQLCERGKNQSPVNFTKAVTSYNSVKYQYQPSHISLVNNGHTLQASLQTENNQLKIDEKVFVLQQFHFHSPSEHQFQGNHFPVEIHFVHKSATGELAVLAVMVKEGNANPVLEELLHNPLNINEKKVLARPLDIIKLLPQSKGHYRLNGSLTTPPCSEGVNWVVLQQPINASSEQLQLFSRTLGHNNRPVQPMNARIVVSE, encoded by the coding sequence ATGAAAAAATTAATCATTTCAAGTATTTTAGTTGCATTGTTAGCGGGTTGTTCTCAAACTCCATACCAAGCAAAAATACATCCCCACTGGGGATATAGCGGTGAAACTGATCCACAGCATTGGGGAGAGCTAAGTGTCGACTATCAATTATGTGAACGAGGTAAAAATCAATCGCCAGTTAATTTTACTAAAGCAGTAACTTCATATAACAGCGTAAAATACCAATATCAGCCGAGTCATATTAGCCTAGTGAATAATGGGCATACTTTACAAGCTTCGTTACAAACAGAAAATAATCAACTAAAGATTGATGAAAAAGTTTTTGTTTTACAGCAATTTCATTTTCATAGCCCAAGTGAACACCAATTCCAAGGTAATCACTTCCCTGTAGAAATCCATTTTGTACATAAATCTGCAACAGGTGAGCTGGCTGTACTTGCGGTAATGGTAAAAGAAGGGAATGCAAATCCGGTGTTGGAGGAATTATTGCATAATCCCTTGAATATTAATGAAAAAAAGGTATTGGCACGACCGTTAGACATTATAAAATTATTGCCGCAAAGTAAAGGACATTATCGTCTTAATGGTTCACTCACAACTCCGCCTTGTAGTGAAGGAGTAAATTGGGTCGTTTTACAACAACCTATTAATGCAAGTAGTGAGCAACTTCAATTATTCTCACGTACTTTAGGTCATAACAATCGCCCCGTACAACCAATGAATGCCCGAATTGTTGTAAGTGAATAG
- the recA gene encoding recombinase RecA encodes MTTQEEKQKALAAALGQIEKQFGKGSIMKLGETQELDIESISTGSLGLDIALGIGGLPMGRIVEIYGPESSGKTTLTLSVIAQAQKLGKTCAFIDAEHALDPIYAAKLGVDVKELLVSQPDNGEEALEICDALVRSGAIEVVIVDSVAALTPKAEIEGDMGDAHVGLQARLMSQALRKLTGQIKNSNCLVIFINQIRMKIGVMFGNPETTTGGNALKFYSSVRLDIRRVGAVKDGDEIIGNETRVKVVKNKVAPPFRQVDFQILYGEGISRNGELIELGVKHKLVDKAGAWFSYNGEKIGQGKANAMKWLAEHPEQAQELENKLREELLANPDKSLIADIEADQNAEMAEIDSEF; translated from the coding sequence ATTACCACTCAAGAAGAAAAACAAAAAGCGCTTGCGGCCGCACTTGGTCAAATTGAAAAGCAATTTGGTAAAGGGTCTATTATGAAATTGGGTGAAACCCAAGAATTAGATATTGAATCTATTTCTACAGGATCTCTTGGTTTAGATATCGCCTTAGGTATTGGTGGTTTGCCAATGGGACGTATCGTAGAAATTTATGGGCCAGAATCTTCAGGAAAAACCACATTAACCCTTTCTGTTATTGCACAAGCACAAAAGTTAGGTAAGACCTGTGCTTTCATTGATGCAGAACACGCGTTAGATCCTATCTATGCGGCAAAACTCGGGGTTGATGTAAAAGAATTGCTCGTTTCTCAACCAGATAATGGTGAAGAAGCATTAGAAATCTGTGATGCCTTGGTTCGTTCTGGTGCGATTGAAGTGGTGATTGTGGATTCTGTCGCTGCACTTACACCAAAAGCAGAAATTGAAGGAGATATGGGCGATGCACACGTTGGTTTACAAGCGCGCTTAATGTCGCAAGCTTTGCGTAAACTAACGGGGCAAATCAAAAACTCAAACTGTTTGGTGATTTTTATCAACCAAATTCGTATGAAAATTGGTGTAATGTTTGGTAACCCAGAAACCACTACGGGTGGTAACGCATTAAAATTCTATTCTTCTGTGCGTCTAGATATTCGTCGAGTAGGTGCAGTAAAAGATGGTGATGAAATCATCGGTAATGAAACACGTGTCAAAGTGGTGAAAAATAAAGTGGCGCCACCATTCCGTCAAGTGGATTTCCAAATCCTTTATGGTGAAGGAATTTCACGCAACGGTGAATTAATTGAATTAGGTGTAAAACACAAATTAGTTGATAAAGCGGGCGCTTGGTTCTCTTATAACGGTGAAAAAATTGGTCAAGGCAAAGCGAATGCGATGAAATGGTTAGCAGAACACCCTGAACAAGCTCAAGAATTAGAAAATAAATTACGTGAAGAGCTTTTAGCTAATCCAGATAAATCACTCATTGCAGATATTGAAGCCGATCAAAATGCAGAGATGGCAGAAATAGATTCTGAATTTTAA
- the trmB gene encoding tRNA (guanosine(46)-N7)-methyltransferase TrmB: MTEQQTSFADQKRKTVETAEFTADGRYKRKVRSFVLRTGRLSDFQRNMMNENWPTYGLAHQTEPFDFKHIYGNDKPVILEIGFGMGKSLVEMAEQNPDKNYLGIEVHTPGVGACIAYVVEKNVKNLRVICHDATEILRDCIADSSLAGLQLFFPDPWHKAKHHKRRIVQPNFVQTVCQKLVSQGFIHMATDWENYAEQMLDVLQNNPQLRNTSATNDYIPRPESRPLTKFEQRGHRLGHGVWDLYFIKTE; the protein is encoded by the coding sequence ATGACTGAACAACAAACCAGCTTTGCGGATCAAAAACGCAAAACCGTTGAAACCGCTGAATTTACCGCAGATGGACGCTACAAACGTAAAGTGCGTAGTTTTGTATTGCGTACAGGACGATTAAGTGATTTTCAACGTAATATGATGAATGAGAATTGGCCAACTTATGGTTTAGCACATCAAACAGAACCTTTTGATTTTAAACATATTTATGGCAATGATAAGCCAGTTATTTTAGAAATTGGCTTTGGGATGGGAAAATCCCTTGTTGAAATGGCGGAACAAAATCCAGATAAAAATTATCTCGGTATTGAAGTGCATACTCCCGGCGTGGGGGCTTGCATTGCTTATGTGGTGGAAAAAAACGTGAAAAATTTACGTGTTATTTGCCACGATGCCACAGAAATTTTACGCGATTGCATTGCAGACAGTAGCCTTGCTGGTTTACAGCTCTTTTTCCCTGATCCTTGGCATAAAGCTAAGCATCACAAACGCCGTATTGTACAGCCAAATTTTGTGCAAACAGTTTGCCAAAAGCTTGTTAGTCAAGGCTTTATTCATATGGCAACAGACTGGGAAAACTATGCAGAACAAATGTTAGACGTGTTGCAAAATAATCCGCAGTTACGCAATACATCTGCCACCAATGATTATATTCCACGCCCAGAAAGCCGTCCGCTGACGAAGTTTGAACAGCGCGGTCACCGCTTAGGACACGGTGTATGGGATTTATATTTTATTAAAACTGAATAA
- a CDS encoding DUF1116 domain-containing protein, with protein sequence MNNLFQQPLSVANIGLESFAKNIQQAGATVQHLHWQPPAQGNKEIGLRLAELSHCPKIEQANQIALSRYLTSQPALVDVVPAYKAIPQLMNQKRILHAGPPIQWQEMCGPMQGAIIGAILFEGWAKTTESAQLLIEQGEVFFEPCHHYNAVGPMAGIISPSMPVWVVEDMGDKHHRCFSNFNEGLGKALRFGANNPEVIKRLHWMRTELADSLSATLKLSGPIELKPIMAQALHMGDEIHNRNAAATSLFLKKLLPFLLKVKQPLEQLERVIQFITNNDHFFLNLSMAACKTMLSAAEGVPHSTMVTVMARNGVNFGIQISSLKQQWFQAPANAVKGLFFPNFGINDAAADLGDSAITETAGVGGFAMASAPAIVKFVGGTTDDALNHSVMMQNISIGKNPAFTLPTLNFTSTAVGIDIRKVIDTGILPIINTGIAHKLPGIGQIGAGITTAPMQCFTQALQAFYKTYANCK encoded by the coding sequence ATGAATAATCTTTTTCAACAACCACTTTCTGTCGCTAATATTGGGTTAGAAAGCTTTGCCAAAAATATTCAACAAGCAGGGGCTACCGTACAACATTTACATTGGCAGCCTCCTGCACAAGGTAATAAAGAAATAGGTCTAAGGTTAGCAGAACTTAGTCATTGTCCAAAGATTGAACAAGCTAATCAAATAGCTCTATCTCGTTATCTAACCTCACAGCCTGCTTTAGTTGATGTTGTACCTGCTTACAAAGCAATTCCACAATTAATGAATCAAAAGCGGATTCTTCATGCTGGACCGCCAATACAATGGCAAGAAATGTGTGGACCAATGCAAGGAGCAATTATTGGCGCAATTTTATTTGAAGGTTGGGCAAAGACTACAGAGTCTGCCCAATTGCTCATAGAACAAGGGGAAGTTTTTTTTGAACCTTGCCACCACTATAATGCAGTAGGTCCAATGGCAGGCATCATTAGCCCATCAATGCCTGTATGGGTTGTAGAAGATATGGGGGATAAACATCATCGTTGCTTTAGTAACTTTAATGAAGGGTTAGGCAAAGCATTACGTTTTGGGGCAAATAATCCTGAAGTAATTAAACGTTTGCATTGGATGCGAACAGAACTTGCTGATAGCTTATCTGCCACACTCAAATTAAGTGGTCCAATTGAATTAAAACCCATAATGGCACAAGCACTACATATGGGAGATGAAATTCATAATCGTAATGCAGCAGCAACAAGCTTATTTCTTAAAAAGCTCCTTCCATTCTTACTTAAAGTCAAGCAACCTTTAGAACAACTTGAACGTGTTATCCAATTTATTACGAATAATGATCATTTTTTCCTCAACTTATCAATGGCTGCTTGTAAAACAATGCTATCTGCAGCGGAAGGGGTTCCTCACAGCACAATGGTAACAGTGATGGCAAGAAATGGCGTAAATTTTGGCATTCAAATTTCATCATTAAAACAACAATGGTTTCAAGCTCCTGCAAATGCGGTAAAAGGGTTATTTTTTCCTAATTTTGGGATAAATGATGCTGCTGCCGATCTTGGTGATAGCGCGATTACAGAAACAGCAGGAGTTGGTGGATTTGCAATGGCTTCTGCACCAGCCATTGTAAAATTTGTTGGAGGAACCACCGACGATGCTCTTAATCATAGCGTAATGATGCAGAATATTAGCATAGGAAAAAATCCTGCATTTACATTACCAACATTAAATTTTACCTCAACTGCTGTTGGTATTGATATTAGAAAAGTCATAGACACGGGGATTTTACCTATTATAAATACTGGTATTGCCCACAAATTACCGGGGATAGGTCAAATAGGTGCTGGCATTACAACGGCTCCAATGCAATGTTTTACGCAAGCTTTACAAGCTTTCTATAAAACCTACGCTAATTGTAAATAA
- a CDS encoding cysteine hydrolase family protein → MLKQFQAEPFPLNFTPQTTALLMIDMQRDFVEPGGFGEALGNDVNLVRSAIQPCESVLAAARQAGLFIIHTREGHRADLSDCPPAKLTRGGKTFIGEQGPKGRILIRGEEGHDIIPELYPIAGEPIIDKPGKGAFYQTDLHLILQNQGIKTLIVCGVTTEVCVNTTVREANDRGYECIIPEDCVGSYFPEFQEYALKMIKAQGAIFGWVSHSTAIIKALTS, encoded by the coding sequence ATGTTAAAACAATTTCAAGCGGAACCATTCCCATTAAACTTTACCCCTCAAACAACCGCATTATTAATGATTGATATGCAACGTGATTTTGTAGAACCTGGCGGTTTTGGAGAGGCACTAGGTAATGATGTCAATCTCGTTCGTTCAGCTATTCAACCCTGTGAAAGTGTTTTAGCTGCAGCACGACAAGCAGGATTATTTATTATTCACACGCGTGAAGGACACCGAGCAGATTTAAGTGATTGCCCTCCAGCCAAATTAACACGTGGCGGAAAAACCTTTATTGGTGAACAAGGTCCTAAAGGGCGCATACTCATCCGCGGTGAAGAAGGACACGATATTATTCCTGAACTATACCCTATCGCAGGAGAACCCATTATTGATAAACCTGGTAAAGGGGCTTTTTATCAAACAGACTTACACTTAATTTTACAAAATCAGGGCATTAAAACCCTTATTGTTTGTGGTGTAACAACGGAAGTATGTGTAAACACAACCGTTCGTGAAGCAAATGATCGTGGATATGAATGTATTATCCCTGAAGATTGTGTGGGATCTTATTTTCCTGAATTTCAAGAATATGCACTGAAAATGATTAAAGCACAAGGCGCAATCTTTGGCTGGGTTTCTCATTCAACAGCAATTATTAAGGCATTAACTTCATAG
- a CDS encoding LysR substrate-binding domain-containing protein, producing MSLSPEILKLIHTIAETGNFSIAAEKLYKVPSAISYTIKKVEDELGVILFDRSGRQVKLTEAGTYFIHHSQWLLNAYEHLITQTRTIENGVERTFTIVVNNIINYDALAKLTEKITALFPATQLSIHTEVYNGCWEALYKQKADLVIGAPHTAPKIENIVYHPIGKIEWDFVVAPHHPVAHLTTVLTSEQLRLHPAIVVEDTSFNMDKQVAWSLEGQKVIYVSELSTAIKLITAGVGIGYIPHHRIKTQLDQGRVLKKAISEQKQPTQLFYAWNTQMQGKVLTWCLDYIMQPHIQTIWCQ from the coding sequence ATGTCTCTCTCCCCTGAAATTTTAAAACTTATCCATACGATTGCGGAAACAGGAAATTTCTCTATTGCAGCAGAGAAATTATATAAAGTACCATCTGCAATTAGCTATACAATAAAAAAAGTAGAAGATGAGCTTGGCGTGATCTTATTTGATCGCTCAGGACGACAAGTTAAACTCACCGAAGCAGGGACATATTTTATTCATCACAGTCAATGGTTACTTAACGCTTATGAGCATTTAATTACACAAACTAGAACCATTGAAAATGGAGTGGAACGAACTTTTACCATTGTTGTCAACAATATTATTAACTACGATGCTCTTGCAAAATTAACAGAAAAAATCACCGCTCTTTTCCCTGCGACACAATTGTCAATCCACACTGAAGTTTATAATGGATGTTGGGAAGCTTTATATAAGCAAAAAGCGGATCTTGTGATTGGCGCACCACATACTGCCCCTAAGATAGAAAACATTGTCTATCATCCAATTGGTAAAATAGAATGGGATTTTGTGGTCGCACCTCACCACCCAGTTGCTCACCTCACAACTGTTCTAACCTCAGAACAATTACGCCTACATCCTGCAATTGTTGTTGAAGATACATCATTTAATATGGATAAGCAGGTTGCTTGGTCATTGGAAGGGCAAAAAGTGATTTATGTTTCTGAGCTTTCAACTGCTATTAAGCTTATTACAGCGGGAGTAGGTATCGGATATATTCCTCATCACAGAATCAAGACTCAACTTGATCAAGGAAGAGTGCTAAAAAAAGCCATTTCAGAACAAAAACAACCAACGCAGCTATTTTATGCTTGGAACACTCAAATGCAAGGAAAAGTATTAACTTGGTGTCTAGATTATATTATGCAACCTCATATACAAACAATTTGGTGTCAATAA
- the fdrA gene encoding acyl-CoA synthetase FdrA, producing MAVEYLILPNLYQDSVSLMQLSAKLSNINGIEQASVIMGTPANLTRLVDAGFPAIEANPNDLVIIVKGNKNECEQAIHLAKQSLLSSPKQTIANKSTTKITSLSNAVEKNTALNLALISVPGEYAAAEAIKALNAGLNVMLFSDNVSLQEEKQIKTLAQQKDLLVMGPDCGTAIINGIPLGFANIVRAGNIGIIAASGTGLQEVTCNIDKLGEGISQAIGTGGHDLHQEIGGISMLYAMDLLEKDKKTEVIVLISKPPASNIAEKIKKRAMQINKPVVFHFLGQHSAKNQEDNLYYAKTLAHTAEVAVAVLRKQRIPPHIPSRMKNSPCSLKIEQQYIRGVFSGGTFCFEAQQILHRAGLRLFSNTPIAEGMKLKEANQSQQHTLLDLGDDFFTQGKPHPMIDPTLRNQRLLQEGLDPEVAVILFDLVLGYGANLIPTETLLPILQKIQQQNSPPYLIAHICGTPQDIQNKQLIQEQLQDIGVFVANNNAEATYFALEILQRRNTNE from the coding sequence ATGGCTGTCGAATATTTAATATTGCCGAATCTTTACCAAGATTCGGTTTCACTAATGCAGCTCTCAGCGAAGCTTTCAAACATTAACGGTATAGAACAAGCTTCTGTGATTATGGGTACTCCTGCAAACTTGACTCGCTTAGTCGATGCTGGATTTCCAGCTATTGAAGCAAATCCGAATGACTTAGTCATTATCGTCAAAGGAAACAAAAATGAATGTGAACAAGCCATTCATTTAGCTAAGCAATCACTTCTTTCTTCACCAAAGCAAACAATAGCAAATAAAAGTACTACCAAAATAACAAGCCTATCAAATGCAGTAGAAAAAAATACCGCACTAAATTTAGCGCTTATTTCTGTACCCGGTGAATATGCAGCAGCTGAAGCTATTAAGGCATTAAATGCTGGATTAAATGTAATGCTTTTTAGCGATAATGTTTCTCTCCAAGAAGAGAAACAAATAAAAACCCTCGCACAACAGAAAGATTTATTAGTAATGGGGCCTGATTGTGGTACAGCCATAATCAATGGCATTCCTTTAGGTTTTGCTAATATCGTGCGTGCGGGTAATATCGGTATTATTGCAGCCTCGGGTACAGGTTTACAAGAAGTCACCTGTAATATAGATAAACTTGGAGAAGGAATTTCTCAAGCTATTGGTACTGGAGGACATGATTTACACCAAGAAATTGGTGGCATATCTATGCTATATGCAATGGATTTATTAGAAAAAGATAAAAAAACAGAAGTCATCGTTTTAATTTCTAAGCCACCAGCATCAAATATTGCAGAAAAAATTAAAAAACGAGCAATGCAGATAAATAAACCTGTTGTATTTCATTTTTTAGGACAGCATTCTGCAAAAAATCAGGAAGATAATCTTTATTATGCCAAAACTTTAGCACATACGGCTGAAGTAGCAGTTGCTGTATTAAGGAAACAACGTATTCCTCCTCATATTCCATCAAGGATGAAAAATTCCCCTTGTTCATTAAAAATAGAACAACAATATATACGTGGTGTTTTTTCTGGTGGAACATTTTGCTTTGAAGCACAACAAATCCTACATCGTGCAGGATTGCGTTTGTTTTCTAACACTCCTATTGCTGAGGGTATGAAGCTAAAAGAGGCTAATCAAAGCCAGCAACATACATTATTAGATCTCGGAGATGATTTCTTTACTCAAGGCAAACCTCATCCTATGATTGATCCAACTTTACGTAATCAACGTCTTTTACAAGAAGGACTTGATCCTGAAGTTGCCGTTATTCTTTTTGATCTGGTCTTGGGTTATGGGGCAAATTTAATCCCCACAGAAACATTACTTCCTATTCTGCAAAAAATTCAGCAACAAAATTCGCCACCATATTTAATTGCGCATATTTGTGGTACTCCTCAAGATATTCAAAATAAACAATTAATCCAAGAACAATTACAAGATATTGGTGTATTTGTTGCCAATAATAATGCTGAAGCTACCTATTTTGCACTAGAAATACTGCAAAGGAGAAATACCAATGAATAA
- the recX gene encoding recombination regulator RecX — MTSLALNYVVNLLARREYSEYELRCKMQEKAFSEEEIEQALAFCQEKNWQSDRRFTENYLHYRSQKGYGLNRIKQELTQLKGISSETLNDALAETEINWPEIAQTVLRKKFPQYAQQQDFKMKQKIWRYMLSHGFQREEFADLVGAGEDDFY, encoded by the coding sequence ATGACTTCATTGGCGTTAAATTATGTGGTGAACTTACTTGCTCGTCGTGAATATAGCGAATATGAATTACGTTGTAAAATGCAAGAAAAAGCCTTCAGTGAAGAGGAAATTGAACAGGCTTTGGCTTTTTGTCAGGAGAAAAATTGGCAAAGTGATCGCCGTTTTACAGAAAATTATTTACATTACCGATCACAAAAAGGCTATGGATTAAACCGTATTAAGCAAGAGCTTACTCAATTAAAAGGGATTTCATCAGAGACGTTAAATGATGCCCTTGCTGAAACGGAGATTAATTGGCCTGAGATTGCACAGACTGTTTTACGCAAAAAATTTCCTCAGTACGCCCAACAACAAGATTTTAAAATGAAACAAAAAATCTGGCGTTATATGCTTTCACACGGTTTTCAACGTGAAGAATTTGCTGATTTAGTCGGTGCGGGGGAAGATGATTTTTACTGA
- the proS gene encoding proline--tRNA ligase: MRASRYLFATLKETPNDAQVVSHQLMLRAGMVRPLASGLYNWLPTGLRVLKKVENIVREEMNKSGAIEVEMPVVQPAELWQESQRWEQYGPELLRFQDRGQRDFVLGPTHEEVITDLVRREVSSYKQLPLNLYQIQTKFRDEVRPRFGVMRGREFLMKDAYSFHTTKESLQETYEVMYQTYSNIFTRLGLDFRAVQADTGSIGGSASHEFQVLAQSGEDDIVFSTESDFAANIELAEAVAQGERAVPTLAMELIDTPNAKTINELIEQFNVPIEKTVKTLIVKGANDAQPLIALIIRGDHNLNEIKAQKLAQVADPLEFADEADIKAKIGASVGSLGPVNLPIPAIIDRSVALMSDFSAGANIDGKHYFNINWERDVPMPEIADLRNVVEGDPSPDGKGSLLIKRGIEVGHIFQLGTKYSEAMKATVQGEDGRPQTMIMGCYGIGVSRVVAAAIEQSHDERGIIWPTDAIAPFTVAIVPMNMHKSESVQEFAENLYRTLLAEGIEVIFDDRKERPGVMFADMELIGVPHMLVIGEKNLQNGEIEYKNRRTGEKQMINKDQLVEFVKQQIKY; this comes from the coding sequence ATGCGAGCGAGTCGATATTTATTTGCTACTTTAAAAGAAACCCCAAATGATGCACAGGTGGTAAGCCATCAATTAATGCTACGTGCTGGAATGGTACGCCCTTTAGCCTCAGGGCTTTATAACTGGCTACCAACAGGGTTGCGCGTACTCAAAAAAGTGGAAAATATTGTACGTGAAGAAATGAATAAAAGTGGTGCAATTGAAGTAGAAATGCCCGTTGTTCAACCCGCTGAATTATGGCAAGAATCCCAACGTTGGGAACAATATGGTCCAGAATTATTACGCTTTCAGGATCGTGGGCAACGTGATTTCGTCCTCGGCCCAACCCACGAAGAAGTGATTACGGATTTAGTTCGCCGTGAAGTGAGTTCTTATAAACAACTTCCGCTTAATTTATACCAAATTCAAACCAAATTCCGTGATGAAGTGCGTCCACGTTTTGGGGTAATGCGCGGTCGCGAATTTTTAATGAAAGATGCGTATTCTTTCCACACAACAAAAGAAAGTTTGCAAGAAACCTATGAGGTGATGTACCAAACTTACAGCAACATTTTTACCCGTTTAGGTTTAGATTTCCGTGCTGTTCAGGCGGATACGGGTTCTATTGGTGGTAGCGCCTCGCACGAATTCCAAGTGCTAGCACAAAGTGGCGAAGATGATATTGTGTTTTCCACAGAATCTGATTTTGCAGCGAATATTGAACTCGCAGAAGCAGTGGCTCAAGGTGAACGAGCCGTTCCAACATTAGCAATGGAATTAATTGATACGCCTAATGCCAAAACAATCAATGAACTTATTGAGCAATTTAATGTGCCAATAGAAAAAACCGTGAAAACGCTGATTGTCAAAGGTGCAAATGACGCTCAACCATTGATTGCGTTAATCATCCGTGGCGATCACAACTTAAACGAAATCAAAGCACAAAAATTAGCACAAGTGGCTGATCCTCTCGAATTTGCTGATGAAGCTGACATTAAAGCGAAAATTGGTGCAAGTGTTGGTTCTCTTGGGCCTGTAAATTTACCGATCCCAGCCATTATTGATCGTAGTGTGGCATTAATGAGTGATTTCTCAGCTGGCGCAAATATTGATGGCAAACATTATTTTAATATCAACTGGGAACGTGATGTGCCAATGCCAGAAATTGCAGATTTGCGCAATGTAGTAGAAGGTGATCCTAGCCCAGATGGTAAAGGGTCATTATTAATCAAACGTGGTATTGAAGTCGGACATATTTTCCAACTGGGTACAAAATATTCTGAAGCAATGAAAGCCACTGTACAAGGCGAAGATGGTCGCCCACAAACGATGATTATGGGCTGTTACGGCATTGGCGTGAGCCGTGTGGTTGCCGCAGCGATTGAACAAAGCCACGATGAGCGTGGCATTATTTGGCCAACAGATGCCATTGCACCGTTTACCGTTGCTATCGTCCCAATGAATATGCACAAATCAGAAAGCGTGCAAGAATTTGCAGAAAATTTGTACCGCACTTTACTTGCTGAAGGAATTGAAGTGATTTTTGATGATCGTAAAGAACGCCCGGGTGTAATGTTTGCAGATATGGAACTCATTGGTGTACCGCATATGTTAGTGATTGGTGAGAAAAACCTGCAAAATGGCGAAATAGAATACAAAAATCGCCGAACAGGTGAAAAACAGATGATCAACAAAGATCAATTAGTCGAATTTGTGAAACAACAAATCAAATACTAA
- a CDS encoding YggL family protein, translating into MAIQRNRRQRKKMHLAEFQELGFLVNWQFPENTPIDTIDEVVDRFINEVIRPNGLAYEGSGYLHWEGLVCLEKIGKCDENHRELVKNWLETNGLQQIEISELFDIWWEYPAK; encoded by the coding sequence ATGGCAATTCAACGTAACAGAAGACAACGCAAAAAAATGCACCTTGCCGAATTCCAAGAATTAGGCTTTTTAGTAAACTGGCAATTTCCTGAAAATACGCCAATTGATACAATTGACGAGGTTGTTGATCGTTTTATCAACGAAGTGATTCGCCCAAATGGCTTAGCTTATGAAGGTAGTGGTTATTTGCATTGGGAAGGTTTAGTCTGTTTAGAAAAAATTGGAAAATGTGATGAAAATCACCGCGAGTTAGTGAAAAACTGGTTAGAAACCAATGGATTACAGCAAATTGAAATTAGCGAACTGTTTGATATTTGGTGGGAATATCCAGCAAAATAA